A window of the Henningerozyma blattae CBS 6284 chromosome 10, complete genome genome harbors these coding sequences:
- the ATG27 gene encoding Atg27p (similar to Saccharomyces cerevisiae ATG27 (YJL178C); ancestral locus Anc_1.160) yields MVSRNLLLSLFASTAFALDCSSHELLSKFRISNSKSLIEKTSVWQTPPSLTFENWFIDICQTSNNTRCNDDDYLCSTTEVQVQTPASQESKLLTQMIHFNDKLDTDVDIFQHHNEKGFQFVLYNNVWGDKTFDTKLLYHCSKNKETDELVFFRWLHDQLIIKIDGPSGCLIDENDSLFDKKCLGWEYFKISMISSMIIMLGLVGLIKYLHSLGYLQQQQQQQQQQDQEQLQLDEEKGLLE; encoded by the coding sequence ATGGTCTCTAGAAACTTACTTTTATCCCTTTTTGCATCCACTGCCTTTGCACTAGATTGTTCGTCTCATGAACTTCTATCCAAATTTCGCATCTCGAATAGTAAGTCTCTAATTGAGAAAACTTCTGTTTGGCAAACTCCTCCTTCTCTAACTTTTGAGAATTGgtttattgatatttgccaaacttctaataatactcgttgtaatgatgatgattattTATGTAGTACTACTGAAGTGCAAGTACAAACACCAGCTTCACAAGAATCAAAACTTCTTACTCAAATGATTCACTTCAATGATAAGTTGGATACTGATGTCGATATATTTCAACATCACAACGAAAAGGGGTTCCAGTTTGTTCTTTATAACAATGTTTGGGGTGATAAAACTTTCgatacaaaattattatatcattgtagtaaaaataaagaaacaGATGAACTAGTATTTTTCAGGTGGTTGCATGaccaattgataataaagatagaTGGACCTTCAGGCTGTTTGATCGATGAAAACGATTCTctatttgataaaaagtGCTTAGGTTGGGAATACTTCAAAATATCGATGATCAGTTCCATGATTATCATGTTAGGTCTTGTTGGTTTGATTAAATACCTTCATTCATTAGGGTATctacaacaacaacaacaacaacaacaacaacaagaTCAAGAACAACTACAATTGGATGAAGAAAAGGGGTTGTTAGAGTAG
- the TBLA0J01110 gene encoding uncharacterized protein: MDDYRIDVPDIDLLCSAEEWFLPSELNIGREYQFLRENMILTKSKYLSEVCEFALNGKLERKNSVSQYKPVYIIFNTESKVYCKLDLPSMSNDQNANTYNKIVTKIFNEGGFDYFNKVIKDKIKKCNKGEKPLYELSYLSTMPVIENNDIKLKLEPIQKSWDRYGTPLTIFKLIDKKIGFCEPLTSGYVIFLGGGIKNEDMVNIYFHLKNLELWIFNKKGDVGWRDMVKIIKQPSIKFSIEFIRINKLITKRILFKFNRPVIPYHLFLYMEGKYLKKYENDIMMDNKNKKD; the protein is encoded by the coding sequence atggatGATTATAGAATTGACGTACCTGATATTGACCTTTTATGTTCTGCAGAAGAATGGTTTTTACCAAgtgaattaaatattggTCGAGAATATCAATTTCTAAGAGAAAATATGATATTAACTAaaagtaaatatttaagtGAGGTATGTGAATTTGCATTAAATGGTAAattagaaagaaaaaattcagTTTCTCAATATAAACCggtttatataatttttaatactGAATCGAAAGTTTATTGTAAATTGGATTTACCAAGTATGTCAAATGACCAAAATGCAAAtacatataataaaattgtcactaaaatatttaatgagGGTGGATTTgactattttaataaagtcatcaaagataaaattaaaaaatgtaatAAAGGTGAAAAACCGTTGTATGAATTAAGTTATCTATCTACCATGCCTGTAATCGagaataatgatattaaattgaagTTGGAGCCTATTCAAAAATCATGGGATCGATACGGTACACCTTTAACGATTTTCAAACTGATAGATAAGAAAATAGGATTTTGTGAACCTTTAACTAGTGGAtatgttatatttttaggAGGgggaattaaaaatgaagatatggttaatatttatttccaTCTTAagaatttagaattatggatatttaacaaaaaagGAGATGTCGGCTGGAGAGATATGgttaaaattatcaaacaaCCATCTATAAAATTCTCTATTGAATTTATCCGAATTAACAAATTGATTACTAAACggattttatttaaattcaacaGACCTGTTATACCATaccatttatttttatacatGGAAGGtaagtatttaaaaaaatacgaaaatgatattatgatggataataaaaacaaaaaagattaa
- the PFD1 gene encoding prefolding complex chaperone subunit (similar to Saccharomyces cerevisiae PFD1 (YJL179W); ancestral locus Anc_1.159), which produces MSQPSKQQQLSNEIVNTLRTSQQQLVTVKAQIQQLERQDRIAQLTKQELNSYDNKNVWRSCGRAFVLQKKESYIEDLSKDESTVKEQIKALNIKKDYLETTIEKSVDGLKKLTAAS; this is translated from the coding sequence atgtcCCAACCATCTaagcaacaacaattatCTAACGAAATAGTTAATACCCTACGTACTTCCCAACAACAATTAGTTACGGTAAAAGCTCAAATTCAACAATTAGAAAGACAAGATAGAATTGCCCAATTAACTaaacaagaattaaattcatatgataataaaaacgTATGGAGATCATGCGGTAGAGCATTTGTATTACAAAAGAAAGAATCAtatattgaagatttaaGTAAAGATGAGAGTACAGTTAAAGAGCAAATCAAAGCCTTGAATATTAAGAAAGATTATTTAGAAACTACAATCGAAAAATCTGTAGATGGGTTAAAAAAGCTAACTGCTGCATCATAA
- the ATP12 gene encoding ATP synthase complex assembly protein ATP12 (similar to Saccharomyces cerevisiae ATP12 (YJL180C); ancestral locus Anc_1.158), with protein sequence MIYIPSRPLLHVFKRQFHNSIPLCQKPLTRSLWKTVSVSPIDGTSQVALQLDGRTVRTPGGLPLEFPDTHTVLASMLQREWQAVTEKATKGKGPGNWKKLQRENLPLTSLVGRCLGLQMSPKDRNAAKKSLIPFIDTDTLVVMSPQNELDGVLRSRQEELYPKFVKLTEDLFSKDFNPEGSAPLRLSILDTETHGIRPHKQSQPVTDAAVNYLDSLTPWNLAVMEHTVVATKSFLCGILLLQSWAPVKDIAELSLLEAICQAERWGSIPESHERERLQLEQSLHCAALVAFG encoded by the coding sequence ATGATATATATCCCTTCTAGGCCTTTGCTTCATGTTTTTAAAAGACAGTTTCACAATTCTATCCCTCTTTGTCAGAAGCCTTTAACTCGTTCTCTTTGGAAAACCGTCTCTGTAAGCCCTATTGATGGTACTTCACAAGTAGCATTACAATTAGATGGTAGAACAGTAAGAACCCCTGGGGGGTTGCCATTAGAATTTCCAGATACACATACGGTATTAGCATCAATGCTTCAAAGGGAATGGCAGGCTGTCACTGAAAAAGCTACTAAAGGTAAAGGTCCTGGAAATTGGAAAAAGCTTCAAAGAGAAAACCTCCCGCTAACTTCCTTAGTAGGAAGATGTTTAGGTCTTCAAATGAGTCCTAAGGATAGGAATGCAGCTAAAAAATCTCTTATACCGTTTATTGACACTGACACTCTGGTAGTTATGTCACCTCAAAATGAGTTGGATGGTGTCTTGAGATCTAGACAAGAAGAGCTTTATCCGAAATTTGTCAAGTTAACAGAAGACCTATTCTCAAAAGATTTCAATCCTGAAGGCTCGGCACCTTTACGTCTATCAATATTAGATACAGAGACTCATGGAATCAGACCTCATAAACAGTCACAACCTGTTACAGATGCTGCTGTCAACTACCTTGACTCCTTAACACCTTGGAATCTTGCTGTCATGGAGCATACAGTAGTTGCAACAAAGTCATTTCTATGTGGTATCTTACTCTTACAATCTTGGGCTCCGGTAAAGGATATTGCTGAATTAAGTTTACTAGAGGCAATATGCCAAGCTGAGCGTTGGGGAAGCATCCCTGAATCTCATGAAAGAGAGAGATTACAACTAGAACAATCACTACATTGTGCCGCATTAGTTGCATTTGGTTAA
- the RBH1 gene encoding Rbh1p (similar to Saccharomyces cerevisiae YJL181W and YJR030C; ancestral locus Anc_1.157) translates to MTMSTATVQLLNILNNLLDICTGVSNRKSSMLDPMKEIQNQINRIINSCQFLINYNSNTQEDLFSIMRNVDILTHFNNILFSSIKILLNQKISNLSLLNGGKLDFLYSILNIYSALSQLIINNTTDNEDFHSLKKLLMSFEHQFQINYNIINCNTLKFDQVIDLLSYKNEKISTSIIKLEDISVRAYFKISIEKFHFSNILVEIFKLNNGELAIFKVNCQKLPYMTNSGEKLINELINGNNNLLNLGRSLLFPLIRASDLEIVSYLKNGIQLKTMTGNGVEIKLTCIDPIQWETFWRLYFNKLFSMNYNRNERTIPNNNLKQCRSFNQRQVRLINSTDSNNSGLLLKVPKLNKNSKNNYPTAPPVSAPITVNELENSKMQIQIDKSNVSDTDHINPLTYSNKNTGSFSYLHRSKPLQDNLDSYISKNKSLPILLNHLDDPPSSLSMEASKKSNTMLDKVASNDSFASTINHEKFDHMHSSNNNKNSTFSKNNNNQNKPNYRPLTCTNTEPTQKQYTSKNYYRKYIPNNNNMLNNNSMLNNNSMLNNKHMLNINSMSINNPMLSNNNNNNNNNNNNNNNNNNNNNNNNNNNNNNNNNNNNNNNNNTLKPNNNPFRRNTFTANSNTMKSTTNYSSINTTQLTNNYDKFPNDNEKQPILTPNKIIDIDFKSINEIRNLSINDTHNKINEENSENAESIISEDEEENQADDEDEDHSTSDNDESQQAQSTIPFNPEAYKPMLSTRPSLLSLFNSRNKKKLNIDTTKKGSNISLFNNVQTPSSAKSVYFINNIDDADLDIPEYISNVENEVIYQISNIKLSKWNEMRWELISKLELKLELIRMKSDKRIMMIIKNEEGNQENSKMLYEINKNCKIRKSAGKDLQIALPALNKIKSITSDNTKMNMYSIRSVNGERIMNMLECCISGQINNNHESRMHTSSTTTTISTTSSSNSDNSYGASSATASTHSTEETSNAKNLENIDSHLLLTNVKVKHYMKQKQQDKQNGHKWQFQNVGTIELFSKEIKNIRIGIKIDIVYYNENTKHSFICPINNIRRINKKGICFKDNQYFEFNNSMIADQIYNLVCSRI, encoded by the coding sequence ATGACTATGTCCACTGCTACTGTTCAACTTTTGAAcatattgaataatttgcTAGATATTTGTACTGGTGTTTCCAATCGCAAATCTTCAATGCTGGATCCCATGAAGGAAATTCAAAACcaaattaatagaattatcAATTCCTGCCAATTTCTGATAAATTACAATTCCAACACTCAAGAAGATTTGTTTTCTATTATGAGAAATGTGGATATTTTAACccattttaataatattttattctctagtattaaaattttattaaaccAAAAGATTTCAAATCTGTCTCTTTTAAATGGTGGGAAACTAGACTTTCTTTATTCTatcttaaatatttattcagCTTTATCTCAATTGATCATTAATAACACCACcgataatgaagatttcCATAGTTTGAAAAAACTTTTAATGAGTTTTGAAcatcaatttcaaataaattataatattatcaattgtaatactttaaaatttgatcaAGTCATCGACTTATTGAgttataaaaatgaaaaaatttcaacatCCATAATTAAGTTAGAAGATATCTCTGTTAGAgcttattttaaaatatctatagaaaaatttcatttttcaaatattctagtggaaattttcaaattaaataacGGTGAATTGGCTATATTTAAAGTCAATTGCCAAAAATTACCGTATATGACAAATTCtggtgaaaaattaattaatgaactgataaatggtaataataacttaCTAAATTTGGGAagatcattattatttccttTGATTCGTGCAAGTGATTTAGAAATTGTatcatatttgaaaaatggtaTTCAACTAAAAACTATGACTGGCAATGGCGTAGAAATCAAATTGACTTGTATTGATCCAATTCAATGGGAAACTTTTTGGAGACtttactttaataaattattttcaatgaaTTATAATCGCAATGAAAGAACTATtcctaataataatttaaaacagTGTAGATCATTTAATCAAAGACAAGTACGTTTAATAAATTCGActgattcaaataattcaggGTTGTTATTAAAAGTTCCTAAATTAAACAAGAATTCTAAGAACAATTATCCAACTGCTCCACCAGTATCTGCCCCTATTACTGTcaatgaattagaaaattctaaaatgcaaattcaaatagatAAAAGCAATGTTAGTGATACTGATCATATTAACCCACTAACATATAGTAACAAAAACACTGGTTCATTCTCATACTTACATCGCTCTAAGCCACTACAAGATAATCTAGATTCTtatatatctaaaaataaatcactaccaattttattaaaccATTTAGATGACCCACcttcttctttatcaatGGAAGCTAGTAAGAAAAGTAATACGATGCTTGATAAAGTTGCTTCAAATGATTCTTTTGCTAGTACTATCAATCATGAGAAGTTCGACCATATGCAttcaagtaataataataaaaactcAACTTttagtaaaaataataataatcaaaataaaccAAATTATAGACCACTTACCTGTACTAATACTGAGCCCACTCAAAAACAATATacatcaaaaaattattacagaAAGTATATTccaaacaataataatatgttaaacaataatagtatgttaaacaataatagtatgttaaataataaacataTGTTAAACATTAATAGTAtgtcaattaataatcctATGTtaagcaataataataataataataataataataataataataataataataataataataataataataataataataataataataataataataataataataataataataataataataataatacattaaaacctaataataatccGTTTAGAAGAAATACATTTACTGCAAATTCTAATACCATGAAATCCACGACAAACTACTCGAGTATAAATACTACTCAATTAACTAATAATTATGATAAATTTccaaatgataatgaaaagcAACCAATACTTACCCCtaacaaaataattgatattgattttaaatcaattaatgaaattcgTAATTTATCTATAAATGATACccataataaaattaatgaagagAATAGCGAAAATGCAGAAAGCATTATAtctgaagatgaagaagaaaatcaaGCTGATGATGAGGACGAAGATCACTCTACATCCGATAATGACGAATCACAGCAAGCACAATCCACAATACCTTTCAATCCCGAAGCTTATAAACCAATGCTAAGTACAAGACCATCTCTGTTAAGTCTATTTAATTCACGCAACAAAAAGAAGCTTAATATCGATACAACAAAAAAGGGAAGCAATATaagtttatttaataatgttcAAACTCCAAGCTCTGCAAAAAGTGTTTACTTTATTAACAATATCGACGATGCTGATTTAGATATCccagaatatatttcaaacgttgaaaatgaagtaatttatcaaataagTAACATCAAATTAAGCAAATGGAATGAAATGAGATGGGAATTAATTAgcaaattagaattaaaacTAGAATTGATCAGGATGAAATCTGATAAGAGAATCATGATGATAATTAAGAATGAAGAAGGTAATCaagaaaatagtaaaatGCTTTATGAAATCAATAAGAACTGTAAAATTCGTAAAAGTGCTGGTAAGGATCTTCAAATTGCCTTGCCTGCATTAAACAAGATTAAAAGTATTACATCAGACAATACCAAAATGAATATGTATAGCATTCGAAGTGTTAACGGTGAACGTATTATGAATATGCTCGAGTGTTGTATTAGTGGccaaattaataataaccatGAATCTCGCATGCATACTTCAAGCACCACGACTACTATATCGACTACAAGTAGTAGTAATAGTGACAATAGTTATGGAGCATCTTCTGCAACTGCTTCTACACATTCAACCGAAGAAACATCTAATGCAAAGAATTTGGAAAACATTGATTctcatttattattaaccaATGTTAAGGTTAAACATTATATGAAACAGAAACAACAAGATAAACAAAATGGCCATAAATGGCAATTTCAGAATGTTGGAACaatagaattattctctaaagaaatcaaaaatatcagaattggtattaaaatcgatattgtatattataACGAAAATACGAAACATAGCTTTATTTGTCCAATTAATAACATTAGGAGAATTAACAAAAAAGgtatttgttttaaagataatcaatattttgaatttaataactCTATGATTGCAgatcaaatttataatttggTTTGTTCAAGAATATGA
- the MNN11 gene encoding alpha-1,6-mannosyltransferase (similar to Saccharomyces cerevisiae MNN11 (YJL183W); ancestral locus Anc_1.156) codes for MIDASTNLTRETNAERCKNILLEICVIGIYMQHAAVPVDFQTLRLVEQYAVLLLILAVIALYKMVMKPKGNKTNNGGYHRKTNSGSLSKTVFGKHALRSEKAKFRVALILSFLLFSLYGLFSLLLTGDNSMGKSSNPLVGGRAKRDTLGLYTNEIQSASPLIFPHVEHASILKEMGIPGLYILRRDADGSSKFIFKREDKPLSDEEIKRTKDQVLLVKRSFLDHGKMIYKKSQTYPETVVVTLIDFDRYDSNSLVKIVQNRVDYAQKHNYGVYVRWYQEFVPLLNNQKLSESRDQVVAMMMRAAMHAFPYAKKFMFVNEESMIMNLDESIESHLLNPDKLSKAIMRDEHNTNMSPNEIFDNSDMIFMKNGAGQLVLTNFIMKNTDLTKSYLDYMMDPLIRDYRWERMHHAYLRMIIVHSKFTDKTQFISPKEFAPTYEAQVDSSKPVENVAYFTQGDFIADYSDCVLFNSCPVTIDEMYLRSQL; via the coding sequence ATGATCGACGCATCGACGAATCTGACACGAGAAACAAATGCCGAGAGATGCAAGAACATCTTGCTCGAGATCTGTGTAATTGGCATATATATGCAGCATGCAGCAGTTCCTGTAGATTTTCAAACATTAAGATTGGTCGAACAATACGCCGTTTTGTTATTGATACTAGCAGTTATAGCATTGTATAAGATGGTCATGAAACCTAAGGGTAATAAGACCAATAATGGAGGGTACCATAGAAAGACAAACAGTGGAAGTCTCTCGAAAACAGTGTTTGGGAAACATGCGCTGAGAAGCGAGAAGGCCAAGTTCCGGGTGGCTTTGATACTGTCATTTCTGCTATTCTCTCTATATGGGCTGTTCTCCTTGTTGCTTACAGGTGATAATTCTATGGGCAAATCGAGTAATCCATTAGTAGGTGGGAGAGCGAAACGTGATACTCTGGGTCTATACACGAACGAGATTCAAAGTGCATCACCTTTGATTTTCCCTCACGTTGAGCATGCATCAATTCTGAAAGAGATGGGGATCCCTGGGCTGTATATTCTAAGACGAGATGCTGATGGGTCAAGcaaatttatctttaaaagaGAGGATAAGCCCTTATCAGATGAAGAGATCAAGAGAACCAAAGATCAAGTGTTGTTAGTCAAGAGATCATTTTTGGACCATGGTAAGATGATCTATAAGAAGTCTCAAACTTATCCTGAGACTGTTGTCGTTACTTTGATTGATTTCGATAGATATGACTCAAATTCGTTAGTTAAAATTGTTCAAAATAGAGTCGATTATGCTCAGAAACATAACTATGGTGTTTACGTTCGTTGGTATCAAGAATTTGTCCCATTATTGAATAACCAGAAACTATCTGAATCTAGAGATCAAGTGGTTGCCATGATGATGAGAGCAGCTATGCATGCCTTCCCATATgctaaaaaatttatgTTTGTTAATGAGGAGTCTATGATCATGAACCTTGATGAAAGCATTGAATCACATCTCTTGAACCCTGATAAATTATCCAAAGCGATAATGAGAGATGAACACAATACCAACATGAGTcctaatgaaatttttgacAACTCTGATATGATATTTATGAAGAACGGTGCCGGCCAATTAGTATTAACCAACTTCATTATGAAAAACACAGATCTCACAAAATCATACCTTGACTACATGATGGATCCATTAATTAGAGACTATCGTTGGGAAAGAATGCATCATGCATATTTGCGAATGATTATTGTCCATTCCAAATTCACAGATAAGACTCAATTCATCTCGCCAAAGGAATTTGCACCAACTTACGAAGCTCAAGTTGACTCTTCAAAACCCGTCGAAAACGTGGCCTATTTCACCCAAGGTGATTTCATCGCTGACTACAGTGATTGTGTCTTGTTTAACTCATGCCCTGTCACTATCGACGAGATGTATTTGAGATCCCAACTATAG
- the GON7 gene encoding chromatin DNA-binding EKC/KEOPS complex subunit GON7 (similar to Saccharomyces cerevisiae GON7 (YJL184W); ancestral locus Anc_1.154) has translation MSKLITGTYSSPDIPNKTFQVNCNDAKYLTTNGKTTGSSEYVLKAGQIDRDRPSGPRRLPDGQLTYLSQLRCNLTGIQDDINEFLTERMQIAKSKKTKLTDTKEEARINDEINHLLDGGDDDTEETDTV, from the coding sequence ATGTCTAAACTAATAACAGGAACATATTCCTCACCAGATATCCCTAACAAAACTTTCCAAGTGAATTGTAATGATGCTAAATACTTAACTACAAATGGTAAAACCACTGGGTCCAGTGAGTATGTTTTAAAAGCAGGTCAAATCGATAGAGATAGGCCCAGTGGTCCTAGAAGGCTACCTGATGGTCAATTAACATATTTGAGTCAGTTACGATGCAATCTGACAGGTATCCAAGATGATATCAATGAATTCTTAACAGAAAGGATGCAAATAGCGAAATCCAAGAAAACCAAACTTACTGATACAAAAGAAGAAGCTAGaattaatgatgaaattaatcACTTACTGGATGGTGGCGATGATGACACTGAAGAGACAGATACCGTATAG